A region from the Palaemon carinicauda isolate YSFRI2023 chromosome 16, ASM3689809v2, whole genome shotgun sequence genome encodes:
- the LOC137655393 gene encoding uncharacterized protein → MANQDTEKALATRGGEGRIGGGGGGGGGGGGEGGGGGGGGRGEGGGGGEGGIEGGEVAVATAAKKDNNQKKVGGEGRIGGGGGGGGGGGEGGGGGGGGRGEGGGGGEGGIEGGEVAVATAAKKDNNQKKV, encoded by the exons ATGGCGAACCAAGATACGGAAA AAGCACtagcaacaagaggaggagaaggacgaataggaggaggaggaggaggaggaggaggaggaggaggagaaggaggaggaggaggaggagggggaagaggagaaggaggaggaggaggagaaggaggaatagAAGGAGGAGAAGTAGCAGTAGCAACAGCAGCAAAAAAAGACAATAATCAGAAAAAAGT aggaggagaaggacgaataggaggaggaggaggaggaggaggaggaggaggagaaggaggaggaggaggaggagggggaagaggagaaggaggaggaggaggagaaggaggaatagAAGGAGGAGAAGTAGCAGTAGCAACAGCAGCAAAAAAAGACAATAATCAGAAAAAAGTGTAA